From the genome of Pseudomonas sp. gcc21, one region includes:
- a CDS encoding crotonase/enoyl-CoA hydratase family protein, which yields MPKYQTLLVEQIDKIVHIRINRPEKANAMSRPFWDEMVQVFDWVDQTDNVRVVVISGAGNHFSAGIDLAMLAGAKDELSTDIGRNAETLRRQILRLQNTFNAVDRCRKPVIAAVHGYCIGGAIDLISACDMRYSTVDALFSIKEIDMGMAADVGTLQRLPRIIGDGMMRELAYTGRMIDGVEAERIGLVNRHYASSDALFESVMELAGTIAAKSPLAVRGTKEMIRYSRDHSVEDGLNYIASWNAAMLQSEDLKVAVAAHMTRKTAEFAD from the coding sequence ATGCCGAAATACCAGACGCTGCTTGTTGAACAGATCGACAAGATTGTGCATATACGCATTAATCGGCCAGAGAAAGCCAATGCGATGAGCAGACCTTTCTGGGATGAAATGGTGCAGGTGTTTGATTGGGTTGATCAGACTGACAATGTTCGCGTTGTGGTTATCTCTGGAGCCGGCAATCATTTCTCCGCCGGCATCGATCTTGCCATGCTGGCAGGGGCCAAGGACGAGCTGAGTACCGATATCGGACGCAACGCTGAAACGCTGCGCAGGCAGATCCTGCGATTGCAGAACACCTTCAACGCGGTGGATCGCTGTCGTAAGCCGGTGATTGCCGCCGTACATGGTTATTGCATAGGTGGTGCGATTGATCTTATCTCGGCCTGTGATATGCGCTACTCGACTGTCGATGCGCTGTTTTCAATAAAGGAAATCGACATGGGAATGGCGGCGGATGTTGGCACGCTGCAAAGATTGCCGCGCATCATAGGGGATGGCATGATGCGGGAACTAGCCTACACCGGGCGCATGATTGATGGTGTAGAGGCGGAGCGCATAGGCCTGGTTAACCGGCACTATGCGTCATCTGACGCGTTGTTCGAGAGCGTAATGGAACTGGCGGGGACTATAGCCGCCAAATCGCCGCTCGCAGTGCGTGGTACCAAGGAGATGATACGCTACAGCCGGGATCATAGTGTCGAGGATGGCCTCAATTATATCGCCAGCTGGAACGCGGCTATGCTGCAGTCTGAGGATCTCAAGGTAGCGGTGGCTGCTCACATGACCAGAAAGACTGCTGAATTTGCCGACTGA